A part of Procambarus clarkii isolate CNS0578487 chromosome 21, FALCON_Pclarkii_2.0, whole genome shotgun sequence genomic DNA contains:
- the LOC123760823 gene encoding putative tyrosinase-like protein tyr-3 produces MVLLLTTDAQGCSDRNAQCPQWAANGECYKNRGYMHVNCAQSCHQCIVQDEACKDLNEQCAAWATNGECERNYPYMRKTCARACTFCQPANDHSVPHIHANFVDEYWEHYMRLHPELGNTIHG; encoded by the exons GTTGCAGTGACCGGAACGCCCAGTGTCCTCAGTGGGCGGCCAACGGAGAGTGTTACAAGAACCGGGGCTACATGCATGTCAACTGCGCCCAGTCGTGTCATCAGTGTATCGTCCaag ACGAGGCTTGTAAGGACCTGAACGAGCAGTGCGCCGCCTGGGCCACCAACGGTGAGTGCGAGAGGAACTACCCCTACATGAGGAAGACCTGCGCCAGAGCCTGCACCTTCTGCCAGCCCGCCAACG ATCACAGCGTGCCTCACATCCATGCCAACTTCGTTGACGAGTACTGGGAGCACTACATGCGCCTCCACCCGGAGTTGGGCAACACCATCCACGGGTAA